One Ananas comosus cultivar F153 linkage group 1, ASM154086v1, whole genome shotgun sequence DNA window includes the following coding sequences:
- the LOC109720348 gene encoding pentatricopeptide repeat-containing protein At4g04370-like: MRPLTPPSSFAAPSPPPPPPRAAAFPHHLLVDSPSASLRRLLPPLHALALVLGLAPSLAPSLLRAYSDRGDLSSARKVFDAIPRAKKSVVPFSALIGALSRSDDPDSAFSLCNQMRRLGVAPNSVTFLSLLSGASCARRAQCVHASAIHYGFFDADLVLANSMVSVYAKCGRVDTARKVFDLMPLRDAVSWNSMLLGYARNGCVDESIDLCRRMRFEGIYPDQQAYGSLVISLTNCAEELLEPIKTGRQVHALVVSSGFCSDARVETALISMYLRFGSFDDAFMLFDRASDKDVVSWSAMISGLVQNSKADEALIVFYRMLSSRVVPAPTTIACALSACAQLGLLKVGASIHGYIVRQRFPMDISVENSLVTMYAKCDRVTQCRYVFEGMADKDLVSWNVAVLGYSQNGHLTESFALFHEMMLGSQKPDKITLVSLLQGCTSMGALGCGKVVHNFTIKLGFGPSISLDTSLVDMYSKCGDLVAAKKCFDLMPEHDLISWTAVVVGYGSHGMGELALEMYRDFLSKGLKPNEVMFLSVLSACSHSGLVSEGLKIFESMKEEFGVMPKIEHYGCIIDLLCKAGKVGEAYEILKTMTPRPNADVLGIILDSCRAHKFVDIAEAVAKEIISLEPKFAGSYVQLAHSYATIRKWDGVEKAWTKMRELGLKKAPAWSFIELDGAITSFFADHSSHPQQEEMMKVLRILDGEMRDISRSFATKGLAGLVGALAEVPLD; this comes from the coding sequence ATGCGGCCTCTGACGCCACCCTCCTCATTTGCAgccccctcgccgccgccgccgccgccgcgcgccgcaGCATTCCCGCACCACCTCCTCGTCGACTCTCCCTCCgcctccctccgccgcctcctcccccctctccacgccctcgccctcgtcctcgGCCTCGCCCCCTCCCTCgccccctccctcctccgcgCCTACTCCGACCGCGGCGACCTCAGCAGCGCCCGCAAGGTGTTCGACGCAATTCCCCGCGCGAAGAAGAGCGTCGTCCCCTTCTCCGCCCTCATTGGCGCCCTCTCCCGATCCGACGATCCCGACTCCGCCTTCTCTCTCTGCAACCAAATGCGGCGCCTCGGCGTAGCTCCCAATTCCGTCACCTTTCTTTCGCTGCTCTCCGGCGCCTCGTGCGCCCGCCGCGCGCAGTGCGTGCACGCTTCTGCCATCCATTACGGCTTCTTCGACGCCGATCTCGTTCTCGCCAATTCGATGGTGAGTGTTTACGCGAAATGCGGGAGAGTCGACACCGCCCGCAAGGTGTTTGATTTAATGCCTCTTAGAGATGCCGTCTCGTGGAATTCGATGCTCTTGGGCTACGCTCGCAATGGTTGTGTCGACGAATCGATCGACTTGTGTAGAAGAATGAGATTTGAAGGTATATATCCTGATCAACAAGCATATGGATCTCTTGTAATTTCGCTTACGAATTGTGCAGAAGAGTTATTAGAACCCATTAAAACTGGCAGGCAAGTTCATGCTCTCGTGGTGAGTTCTGGGTTCTGTTCGGATGCTCGCGTTGAGACCGCTCTTATCAGTATGTATCTAAGATTCGGGAGCTTCGACGATGCATTTATGCTATTCGATCGGGCCTCGGATAAGGACGTTGTTTCGTGGAGTGCGATGATTTCGGGCCTTGTTCAAAACAGTAAAGCAGATGAAGCATTGATCGTCTTCTACAGAATGTTGAGTTCGAGGGTCGTGCCTGCGCCCACGACCATAGCTTGCGCTCTTTCAGCTTGTGCCCAACTGGGTTTGCTGAAAGTTGGGGCTTCTATTCATGGTTACATTGTTCGGCAAAGATTCCCGATGGATATTTCTGTTGAAAACTCGCTTGTGACAATGTACGCAAAGTGCGATCGCGTTACACAATGTCGGTATGTTTTTGAGGGAATGGCGGATAAAGATCTTGTTTCATGGAATGTGGCGGTCTTGGGTTACTCTCAGAATGGCCACTTGACCGAGTCCTTTGCCCTTTTTCATGAGATGATGTTGGGGTCGCAAAAGCCCGATAAGATTACGTTAGTCTCGCTCCTTCAAGGGTGTACTTCAATGGGTGCTCTTGGATGCGGAAAAGTGGTTCACAACTTTACAATCAAATTGGGGTTTGGGCCGTCGATCTCTCTCGACACCTCCTTGGTTGATATGTACTCGAAATGCGGCGATCTCGTGGCAGCAAAGAAGTGCTTCGATTTGATGCCAGAGCATGATTTGATTTCTTGGACTGCAGTTGTCGTGGGGTATGGCAGTCATGGAATGGGGGAACTCGCACTCGAAATGTACAGAGATTTTCTAAGCAAAGGGCTAAAACCGAATGAGGTCATGTTTTTATCGGTGCTTTCTGCTTGTAGCCATTCGGGGCTTGTTTCAGAAGGGCTAAAGATATTTGAATCCATGAAAGAGGAGTTTGGTGTCATGCCAAAGATCGAGCATTATGGCTGCATAATCGATCTCCTTTGTAAGGCGGGGAAGGTTGGTGAAGCATATGAAATCCTAAAAACAATGACTCCAAGGCCAAATGCCGACGTTCTGGGGATAATTCTTGATTCTTGTAGGGCACATAAGTTTGTTGACATTGCAGAAGCGGTTGCGAAGGAGATTATTTCGCTAGAGCCCAAGTTTGCAGGGAGTTATGTGCAATTGGCCCACAGCTACGCGACGATTCGGAAGTGGGATGGTGTGGAAAAGGCTTGGACGAAGATGAGGGAACTGGGATTGAAGAAGGCTCCTGCATGGAGCTTTATTGAGTTGGATGGTGCGATAACCTCATTCTTTGCAGACCATTCTTCGCACCCTCAGCAAGAGGAGATGATGAAGGTGCTAAGGATCCTAGATGGTGAAATGAGAGATATCAGCAGAAGCTTTGCTACTAAGGGCCTTGCTGGCCTGGTCGGAGCTTTAGCAGAAGTACCGTTGGATTAG
- the LOC109713003 gene encoding DNA-binding protein DDB_G0278111 isoform X1, with amino-acid sequence MDDPELEAIRQRRMQEMMAQHGVGNQQNTGQQKAQEDAKREAEERRQMMLSQILSAEARERLARIALVKPDKARGVEDVLLRAAQTGQISEKVSEERLISLLEQINTQTSKQTKVTIQRRRSVLEDDD; translated from the exons ATG GATGACCCCGAGCTAGAAGCCATTCGGCAAAGGAGAATGCAAGAGATGATGGCTCAACATGGCGTT GGCAATCAACAAAATACAGGACAGCAAAAAGCACAAGAAGATGCCAAAAG AGAAGCAGAAGAACGCCGACAAATGATGCTTAGTCAGATATTATCTGCTGAAGCAAGAGAAAGAT TAGCTCGGATTGCTTTGGTCAAGCCTGATAAGGCAAGAGGGGTGGAGGATGTTCTACTCAGAGCTGCCCAAACGGGACAAATATCTGAAAAA GTGTCTGAGGAGAGGCTTATCTCACTTCTTGAGCAAATCAATACACAAACAAGTAAACAAACTAAAGTTACA ATCCAGAGGCGTCGCAGTGTTCTCGAGGATGATGACTAG
- the LOC109725515 gene encoding DNA-damage-repair/toleration protein DRT102 gives MASAESEGGNNPSKLRIYAGADGFGCALKDAAVAHLRSLRGVEVVDLGSDKYYSIAASVARLVSSAPPSSVETRGLLACGTGAGVSMFANKFPRVYAATCSSPGDAANARSINACNVLSLSGLSTSPSAAAPILDAWLQTPFRAPCPASGDAPWPDDIQAFLSAAPAEMAAIPDSDSSGSSTGTTCAICCLRKSMTFEPVDIMPGGEMRIVRDSPTSAYVRFKAGSVEPAHHHTFGHDLVVITGKKTVWNLTKKESYDLADGDFLFTPAGDVHRVKYFEDTEFFIRWDGKWDIFLDEDLAAANDAIDKEIASSVS, from the coding sequence ATGGCGTCGGCGGAGTCGGAGGGAGGCAACAACCCCAGCAAGCTGCGGATCTACGCGGGCGCCGACGGCTTCGGGTGCGCCCTCAAGGACGCCGCCGTCGCCCACCTCCGCTCCCTCCGGGGCGTCGAGGTGGTCGACCTCGGCTCCGACAAGTACTACTCCATCGCCGCCTCCGTCGCCCGCCTCGTCAGCTCCGCCCCGCCCTCCTCCGTCGAGACCCGCGGCCTCCTCGCCTGCGGCACCGGCGCCGGCGTCTCCATGTTCGCCAACAAGTTCCCCCGCGTCTACGCCGCCACCTGCTCCTCCCCCGGCGACGCCGCCAACGCCCGCTCCATCAACGCCTGCaacgtcctctccctctccggcctctccacctccccctccgccgccgcccccatCCTCGACGCCTGGCTCCAAACCCCCTTCCGCGCCCCCTGCCCCGCCTCCGGCGACGCCCCCTGGCCCGACGACATCCAGGCCTTCCtctccgccgcccccgccgaGATGGCCGCCATCCCCGACTCCGACTCCTCCGGCAGCAGCACCGGCACCACCTGCGCGATCTGCTGCCTCAGGAAGAGCATGACCTTCGAGCCCGTCGACATCATGCCCGGCGGCGAGATGCGGATCGTGCGGGACAGCCCGACGTCCGCCTACGTCCGCTTCAAGGCCGGCAGCGTCGAGCCCGCGCACCACCACACCTTCGGCCACGACCTCGTCGTCATCACCGGGAAGAAGACGGTGTGGAACCTCACCAAGAAGGAGAGCTACGACCTCGCCGACGGCGACTTCTTGTTCACCCCCGCCGGGGACGTGCACCGCGTCAAGTACTTCGAGGACACCGAGTTCTTCATCCGGTGGGACGGCAAGTGGGACATTTTCCTCGACGAGGATCTCGCCGCCGCCAACGACGCCATCGACAAGGAGATCGCGAGTTCCGTCAGTTGA
- the LOC109712993 gene encoding uncharacterized protein LOC109712993 has product MATSLLLLRRASSLFSSSPSPLSSSSSPLPRLARRIPLRSMAAAAAEPFQKIQIQREDTTFDAYVVGKENAPGIVVLQEWWGVDFEIKNHALHISQLDQGYRALIPDLYRGKVGLDAAEAQHLMEGLDWQGAVKDISASVNWLKANGSSKVGVTGYCMGGALSIASAVLVPEVDAVVAFYGVPSPQLADPSQAKAPIQAHFGELDNFVGFSDVTAAKSLEEKLKLSGVPYEVHIYPGCAHAFMNVSPEGIKRRKELGMTDGDLSAVELAWSRFRSWMGRFLF; this is encoded by the exons ATGGCCACATCTCTCCTACTACTGAGAAGAGCCTCCTCCTTgttctcctcctccccttcccctctctcctcctcttcctctcctctccctcgccTCGCTCGTCGCATCCCCCTCCGCTccatggccgccgccgccgccgagcccttCCAGAAGATTCAGATCCAGCGAGAAGACACC ACTTTTGATGCGTATGTAGTCGGCAAAGAAAATGCTCCAGGCATAGTAGTGTTGCAGGAGTGGTGGGGAGTCGATTTTGAGATCAAGAACCATGCTTTGCACATTTCCCAGTTGGATCAAGGATATAGAGCCCTAATCCCAGA TTTATATCGTGGAAAGGTTGGTCTGGATGCTGCCGAGGCACAGCATCTGATGGAAGGTCTTGACTGGCAAGGCGCGGTCAAGGACATAAGTGCGTCAGTCAATTGGCTCAAGGCAAATGGTTCATCAAAG GTTGGTGTAACTGGCTATTGTATGGGAGGTGCTTTATCTATTGCAAGCGCAGTTTTAGTCCCAGAGGTCGATGCTGTTGTTGCCTTCTACGGCGTTCCATCCCCGCAACTTGCTGATCCATCTCAGGCTAAGGCTCCCATTCAGGCTCACTTCGGCGAGCTTGATAACTTTGTTGGATTTTCAGATGTTACT GCGGCGAAGTCTCTAGAGGAAAAGCTTAAGTTGTCAGGAGTGCCATATGAGGTCCACATATATCCGGGATGCGCACACGCCTTCATGAATGTGTCCCCTGAGGGCATCAAGAGGAGGAAGGAGTTGGGGATGACTGACGGGGACCTGTCTGCTGTCGAGTTGGCTTGGTCGCGTTTCCGTTCTTGGATGGGCCGTTTCCTGTTCTAA